The Thermotoga neapolitana DSM 4359 sequence TGGCTACCTTCAAAACGACAGGGAAAACCTCGTCTGGGAGATAGCCGACATGGTGTATCACCTCACGGTCCTCATGGTCGAGGCGGGGATCACCGTTCAGGATGTGATGAAGGAACTGGAAAAGAGAAGAAAGTGATCAGCCAAACTCTTCCGGAGGATCGGAAAGTCCAAATTCGTGCAAAATCGCCTTCACGATACGATCTGATGCTTTTCCGTCTCCAAAAGGGTTCACCGCCCCCCGTGCCATCTTCTGGTAGAGTCCTTCATCGGTGAGGAGTCGTTCTGCGATCTCGAATATCCTTTCTTCTTCCACACCACCGAGGACGGCAACACCCGCCTCTATAGCCTCGGGCCTTTCTGTCTCCCTTCGAAGTACGATGACCGGCTTTCCAAGGGCCGGGGCTTCCTCTTGTATCCCACCAGAATCCGTCATGATGAGATAGCATCTTGCCATCAGATTGTGCATGTCTATCACGTTCACCGGATCGATCAAAAGCACCCTTTCCGTGTCTCCGAGGATTGGAAACACGATCTCCCTGACGGCGGGGTTCATGTGAACCGGATAGATCACCTTCACATCGTCGAACCTCTCAACGATTCTCTTCACCGCCCTGCATATGTTCTTCAGGGGTTCTCCTATGTTTTCTCTTCTGTGTGAGGTGAGAAGGATGTATCTTGCAGAAGAGAAATCCTCATTTCTGAGAACGGGATTTTCAAAGACGTAATTGTCCCTCACGGTGTACCTGAGGGCGTCGATCACCGTGTTTCCCGTCACGTAGATCTTTCCCATAACGTTTTCCTTCAAAAGATTCTCTCTGTTCCTCTTCGTGGGAGCAAAATGCAGAGTTGCAAGAACGCCAGTGAGCCTTCTGTTGATCTCTTCAGGAAAAGGTGAGTACCTGTCGTTCGTTCTCAGCCCCGCTTCGACATGGCCAACGGGTATTCTGTGATAGAAGGCTGCAAGCGCCCCGACGAACGTGGTCGTTGTGTCTCCCTGAACCAGAACAACGTCGGGCTTCACCTCTTCAATCAGGTTATAGAGGCCAGAAAGGGCGTTCACCGTTATATCTGAGAGGGTCTGCCTTTCTTTCATGATGTTCAGGTCGTAGTCCGGTTCTATGTTGAAGACCTCGAGCACCTGATCGAGCATCTCCCTGTGCTGGGCCGTCACACAGACAACACTCTCCACGTTTGACTCTTTCTCGAGTTTTTTCACCAGTGGAGCCATCTTTATTGCCTCGGGCCTTGTGCCGAAAATGCTGAGAACTCTGATCACGTTCTACACCTCCTGTTAAAATTGTACACGAGGAGGTGAAACGGTGAAAGCACTGATCCTGGCTGGAGGATCTGGAGAAAGATTCTGGCCTTTTTCCACTCCGGAAACTCCAAAACAGTTCCTCAAACTTTTCGGTGACAAAAGTCTCATAAGGTGGACATTCGAGCGCGTTTTGAAAAGGCTCGACCCGAAAGACGTGATCGTTGTAACCCACAGAGACTACGTCGAAAGAACAAAAGAAGAACTTCCAGAACTTCCACCGGAGAACATCATCGCAGAACCACTGAAGAAGAACACCGCCCCTGCGTGCTTTGTTGGAACAAAACTTGCCGAAGACGATGAGCCCGTTCTGGTCCTGCCGGCAGATCACAGAATTTCCGATGTGGAGAAGTTCTGGGAAACTATGGAGAAAGCCCTCGATGCCGTGGAAAAGTATGGAGGTCTCTTCACGTTCGGAATCGTTCCGACAAGACCGGAGACCGGCTACGGATACATAGAAGTTGGGAAAGAACTGGAAGATGGCGTGCACGAGGTTGCTCAGTTCAGGGAAAAACCCGATCTTGAGACTGCAAAGAGATTCCTGGAGAGTGGAAGGTTCCTCTGGAATAGTGGGATGTTTCTCTGGAAGGCAAAAGAATTCATCGAGGAGGTAAAGGTTTGTGAACCTGCCATATACGAACACCTGAAGGATGTGGATCCGAGGGATTTCGAAGCGATGAAGAAAGCCTACGAGAAAGTACCATCGATCAGTGTGGACTACGCGGTCATGGAAAGGTCAAAGAAGGTTCGCGTTGTGAAAGCAGATTTTGAGTGGTCCGACGTTGGGAACTGGTCCTCGGTGAGAGAGATAGAGGGTTACACAGAGGAATCGGAGAATGTGGTACTCGTGGACAGCGAACGTGTCTTCGTGAAACCCCATGACAAACCAATAGCCATCGTGGGTCTTTCGGATGTGATCGTGATCGACACTCCCAACGGGATATTGATCTGCAAAGAAGAACACGCACAGAAAGTGAGGGAAGTGGTCAGGAAACTCTTTCGTACCTCCTGAGAAAGAGAAAGACGAGAAGAGAAACGACCATAGGAACCAGTCCAAAGATTCTGTACGCACCGATCATACCAAGGCTTTCTGCGAGTATTCCACCGGTGGACGATCCAACGAACGGCCCTATTCCCATGGCGATCCAGAAGTATTTTTGTGCTCTGATCCTTGCGGGACCGAACGTGCGAATGAGTGACATCATGGAGTAATAGATCACGATGTAGGTCCAGCCCTGAAGCAACTGCACCATCAGGAGAGAAGACGGAGAATTCGCCATGGTAACGAGAAGATTCCTGAGACCAACAACGAACACCCCTGACGAGAGCAAGAAACCCACACCGAGTTTTCCCACGATCTCATCGGCCCATAGAAGAAACGGTGTCTCCGTGATGGCCATCAAAGAAAGTGCTAGACTCGCAAGAGAGACATCGTATCCCCTCTCTTCTATCAGAACGGGCAGAAAAACGAAGTTGAAGTTGTTTGCAGCTATACCAAAGATCACCACCGGAAGAAGAAGCCAGAAGAAGATCGGCAAGGGCTTTTTGCTCCTGCTCTTTTCTTCGTCTCCCAGTTCAACCTCGTCCACTTTCTTCAAAACAAAAAAGGTGAGTATCATGAGAGATGCAAAGACAACGAATATCACAACGTATCCTATTCTGATCAATGCACTCATCAACAGTGCCGTGAAAGAAAAACCGAACGTTCCAAAGAGTCTGATCCTGCCGTAGTTCATCCTCGACTGGTGCGTGATGTCTACGATCACAGACTCTGCAAGAGGCGCCGTTGCTGAAAAGAAAAAGGCAAAGATCGCCATGAAGAGAAGCTTCACATAGAACTCTTCGAAGAGAAAAAGGCCCCACAGAAGAAATCCAGCGGACAGGATTACTCTTTTCAACCAGTTCACTCTTCCAATAGCGGAGGCGATCTCGAAATTCAGGTGATTTGCATAAAGAGAGGAGATGGGCATGATTGCCATCAAAAGGCCGATCTGAGACTTTGCAAGTCCCTCGCTTGCGAGGAATTGGCTCAAAAGTGAATAAACTGCCATCGATCCGTACACGAGAAATTCTATCGATACGAGTCTGTATCGCACAGAATCCCTCCTCGCACAGGAAAGATTGTAGCACGATGATTCGCATTCAGAACTTTTCAGTTCTGTGAGAAACAGTTGAAAGTACCTCCAGTCTGTAGTAAAATAAATTTGGACCAAATAGGTAGAAAATGGAGGTGAAAAGGTGCAGCACCTGAAAATTAAAATCTACACGACGCCGACCTGTCCATACTGTAGAAAGGCAAAAGAGTACTTCAGATCCCTGGGATTGAAATTCAAAGAGGTGGATGTTACGAAGAATCCAAGAGAAGCAGAACTCATGGTGAAAAAGACGGGACAGATGGGAGTTCCCGTGATCGAAATCGGAAACAAGATAGTCATCGGATTCGACAAGGCAAAGATCGACAGACTCCTTGGAATATCTTAAGCGGGGACAGCCCCGCTTTACTCTTTCAACATGCCCCTCTTTACGATCTTCAGCATCACTTTCACTTCCTCAACAAGGTTTCTGGTATCTTTCTTCAACTGATCTGGCCTTCCCTGATAGGTTCTGAGATAAATCTCTTCAAACCCCTTGAAAAACCACATCAGAAATTTCAGCGCCACTTCTTCAGTTACACCTTCTGCTAGTTTCAGGTCCTCCAGTTTCTCTCTCACAAAACCGAAGAACTTTCCCTGTGCTTTTTCAAGATCGGAGAGGATCTTTCTTCTCAGATTCTCGTTTACACCAACAAGCGTCACCAGAAAGTCCGTCTCCTCGGGATGGTTTGCAGAATACTCCAGTTTTTTCTCCATCCACTTTTCCATGAAGTCGAAGATATCTCTGTTTTTGTTTTCCCTCAAGAAATTCTCAAACTCTCCCTGAAGTTTCTCAACGACGTACCTGTAAGCCTGATGGTAGAGATTTTCTTTACTTTTGAAGTGATGAAAGATCAAACCCTTGGCCACCCCCGCTCTTTCTGCGATCTCATCGGTTGTGGCCCTTTCATATCCTCTTTTTCCGAACACCTCTATCGCTGCTTTCAATATCGCTTCTTTCTTCGACAACACGATCCCTCCATCAGACGAGGATGTCCTTTCGTGAGAAAAAAGCAACTGTGATGATCAAAAGTGATACATTCACCAGCGCAAAGAAGAGCCCGGAGTATTCAGGAAATCCATATCTTATGATCTTTGAAGGGTCTGCGTAAGAGAAGGGGGTGAAGTACTTCAAAAATTCAGCAGAATCTGTGAGTTTTGAGATCATATTCAGCACGTACAGAACGAAGGTTGTGCCAAGACCGAGTGAAAGGGCGTTGTCTGATCTCAGGGCACCCACAAGAAAAGAGATGTTCATGAGGGTAATGTGAAGTATCGTCTGACTGAGAGCGAAAACGGTGAATCTACCTATCTCCACGGGAGATGAACTGTAGGCGTTTGCAAAGAAAAACAGACTCGTGAACAAAAGCACGTCAAAAATGAGGATGTGTATCAGTGACGAGGCAAATTTCGACAGGACCACTTCGTACCTTGTGATGGGTTTTGAGAGGAGAAACTCCATGGTCTTTTCGTTTTCTTCCCTTGAGATGCTTCTCACTCCGGTCAGGGACGCAAAAACTCCTCCCACAAGTGTCACATAGATACTCGACACCATCGCAAGATAGTTCATGATGTTGGAAAAGTCCATATCCTCCAGCCCAAAGAGTTTCACAAAGGCTTTCGGCATGACTCTTATCCATCTGGTTATGAGCTCTGTTTCTTTTGCCATGCTTGGATAGAACGCAGCGTACATGAACTGAAGAAGTATCAAGACAATCGTCCACGCGAGTGTACTTTTTATGTATCTCTTCAAATCCCATCTGAGAACGTTCATTTCTCTCCCTCCCTGTAGTAGGACATGAAGATCTCCTCAAGAGAAGGTTCCTCCACCCAGAAATCAGATGGTTTCAATCTCTGAAGAATTTCTATGAGTTTCTCTGTTGTTCCAGAGAAAAGAAACTCCGCAACGCTGTTTTCGATCTTCAGGTGAACCACTTCAGGGAGTTTCTCCAGCATCTCAAAGTTTCCCTCTCTGATCCTTACTACCTTGTACTTTTCTTTCTTAAGGTTCTCCACACTTTCTATCTTGACGATCCTTCCGTTCTTTATCATCGCAACCCGATCGCAGAGTCTCTCGACCTCGCTGAGTATGTGGGAAGAGAAGAAGATCGTGGTGCCTCTTTCTTTCTCCTCCTTCAAGATCTCGAAGAATGTGCTCTGAACGATGGGATCAAGGCCGTTCGTTGGCTCATCCAGGATGAGAAGTTTTGGCCTGTGCATCAGAGCCTGAACGATCGCTACCTTCTTTCTGTTTCCCATGGAAAGTTCTCTGATACGTTTTCCCGTGTCCAGCGAAAAGATGTTGCATAGTTTTTTCACGTAGCTCTCATCAACGCTTTCGTAAAAACTCGATGAGTACCTGAGAAACTCCTCCACCGTCACCTCGGGATAGAAACTCACCTCTCCTGGAATGTAACCAACACCCTTTCTGATCTCTTTTCCTTCTTTCACAACATCCCTGCCGAATATGCTGGCACGACCGGACGTCGGAAAGATTAGACCAAGAAGCAGTCTTATTGTGGTGGTCTTCCCGGCACCGTTTGGCCGATGAAACCGAATATCTCTCCCTCTTCAACCGAAAAGGTCACACCTTCTACACCTCGGGACTTTCCGTAGTACTTGGTGAGATTTTCTGCCTCGATCACAGGCATGTTCACACCTCCCTGACTGTCTGGTCAGTCACATCGTATCATGAATTGACTAATGAGTCAATCTTGAAAGAAAAGTCCAATTTGTCTCTCCATTGATTTAGCAGTTTTCAATGTACATTACTTAATTTCTCTTACTCGGTTTCTTCCAGAGATTTTCATACGGTATATCCGTTACTTCCTCACACATCTTTTTCACTTCATCGTTGACTGACGACTTGTCACCTGTTTCTTTAAGCCTTTTCAGTTCCTGCACCAGAACTCTGTGAATCTCAGGGGTTATCTTATATTTAAAGGAAAAGATAATACCAATCAGTATTAAAGCGATTGGGACGTACGAGACCAGAATCTTCATTCCTAGCAACGTTTGTGGTGTTTGAGAGACATTGGGTGTATATCCTATCAAGTCAAGCGCAACTCCTATCATAAAGAGTGTGAAAGCCTGCACAAGTTTCCTTATGAGGGTCATCATTCCTGAGTAAAGTCCAGCCCTGTTTTCCGATGTTATAAGTTCGTCCACATCAGCAACTGTTGGAAGCATAGCCCATGGAATCATAACTCCTGCCGAGAGGCCAGCCCCGATAATGACGCAGTCTATCAGAATGAGAGATGTGGGAGAGTTTGATGACAGGAATGATAGTAGGATCATTCCTGCTCCCCACAAAGAAAGACCGGTTCTATACGCTACAGCTTGTCCAAACACATTTGATATTCTGACATACAAAGGTAAGAAAATTATCTGTGTTATAAGAACACTTCCCATGGCAAGCGAAAACATATGTTCTTTGTTAAGATAATATGTTAGATAGTATATCAATAGAGCCATCATTATGTCCATAGCAGTGTAAGCCGATATGTACATGGCAATATGTGTTCTGAAAACCCTGTTTTTGAAGACAGAAAATAAATTTCCGGAAACCTTTTGGATTGTTCCTGTCCTTGTCTCTTCTTTTGTTCCCAGGAAAACGAACAACCACGGAGAAGCATATATGATACCGAAGATTATTCCCATCCTGAAATAGCCTTCGGCAGGAGTACTGGCTGAGTCGACAATAAGTTTTGGTATTGTTCCAGAAATCAAAGCAGAAAGCTGAGAAAAAATCATCCTCGCTCCAGAAAGCCTTGTTCTAATTCGATAATCTCTACTCATATCTGCAACTAGGGCACTGTACGGTACCATGACCATTGTATAAACAGTGGAAAAGAAGATATACGCAAATAAATAGTACAGGAAAGTTCGAATTTGAGATTCTGAGATGAAAGGATACCAGAGAATAGAAAAGCTTATGAATATGGGAATTATACCTATTAAGAAATAGATTCTTCTTCTTCCAAAACGAGATTTTGTGTTGTCGGAAATGTAACCCATCAATGGATCAGAAAGAGCATCCCATATCTTTCCAACAATCAAAACAAGTCCTGCCAGGGTTGGGTTTAATCCTACGATGTCAGTCAAAAATAGCAGAAATAAGGTTCCTATTACAACAAAGGATCCACCCCCAAAAATGTCTCCTAGACCATAGAGAAGGATGTTCTTGAATCCTACTTTCTTCATGCCAATCCTCCTTTCTTTATAAATTAGTTACAGTACTTATGTTCTCCGGTATACAAGTATTACAAATTTTTCCCATTAAAGTCAACCGTTAACAAACAGACATTATTCAACCCTATTTCGTCACAATTTCCACCGATAGGTAATAATAGATTAAAACAACACTTGACAAACTGGTATTACCAAATATATAATTAGAAACGATCTGATCCTATTCAAGGGGGGATTAGCATGAGACAGCTGAAGTTTTTCCTGGTAATTCTTCTGGTATTGGGAGTTGTTGGAGTTTCCACAACGTTGAGGGTGCTACTCTGGGATGATGCTATGACACGAGCTCTTAAAGCAGGATTGGATGAATTTGAAAAGAAAACAGGGATCAAGGTCGAACTCGAGTTAATTCCCAGCGGTTCAATGCTTCAGAAAACTCTTCTGAGTGTTACTCTTGAAAACTCCGATTATGACCTTGTGGCCGTCGATGAACCGAATATTCCTATGGTGGCTCCTTTGTTACTTCCTCTTTCTGAGTGGCCCAGCACCAAGTTCTATGCTCAACCGGACATGAACGATATCATGCCACTGGCTCTTGAGGCAGGGAAATGGAGAGGGCAATTCATGGGTCTACCGGTCAATGCGAACATCTATGTTTGGCTGACGAGAAAAGATATCATCGAAAAGTACAAAGACGAGTTCAAAGCAGAGTATGGGTATGAAATGAAGGTACCAGAAACTCTTCAGGAACTTCTTGATATGTCGAAATTCCTCGCAAAGAAAGGAATTTACGGGTGGGCTCCATTCACAAAACCGACAGAAGGCAGCACGTGTGAAGCTATTTGGATGTTCAGAAGTTTTGGAACAAAGGTACTGGAAGTAACAGAAGATGGCTACAAAATTGTCTTGGATAAAGAGAAAGCAGTCCAGGCCATCGAATTCTACAAAGAGTTACTGAAGTACGCTCCAAAAGGAGCACTCGACTATGGACATTCAGAGAGAATGGCAGCTTTTTCACAGGGGCAGGTTTTTTCCATGTTCAACTGGCCTGCTCTGATACCAGATCTGGAAAATCCAGACAAATCACTTGTCGCTGGGAAAATAATCTACTCGGCTCCTCCTGCTGGTCCTGCTGGCAGAGCAGCTGTAAGGGGTGCCTGGATCGTTGGTATTCCTAAAGCTGCAAAAAATAAAGAAGCAGCTGCTGAATTCGCTTACTGGTGGATGGATTTAGAGACACAAAGGAAACTTATACCCGAAGGCATGACACCTGCGAGAGCTTCCTTGTTACTTGATCCAGAGCTTCAGAAAGAAAGACCATGGTTTGCTGGAATCTATGAATCTCTCAAATATGCTGTTGAAAGACCGAGATTTGAGCACTATCCAGAGGTTTCTCAGGTAATAAGAATTTACTGGCTCAAAGCCATTTCTGGAGAACTTCCAGCTGAACTGGCTGTGGACAGGATGGTGATTGGTATTGAAAACCTCCTTAAGAAATACGGTTATTAAACCAAAGAGGAAGGGGCTTCGCCCCTTCCTCATGTTCATAACGCCAACACTACTGGTGATAGCTTTTATACTCATTTACCCTGTTTTCTACGTGTTGCTTCTTTCTTTCACAAACAGACAACTTTTGTTCCTTGGAAACGTGAAATTTGTAGGATTTCAAAACTACCTGACAATGTTCAGAGATGCTGATTTCTGGCATTCGCTCTGGTTACAGTTGGGATTCATTGTCGTTGCTTTACCGGTGGAGCTTATCATAGGTTTCTTCGTAGCGCTGCTCTTTAACAGAGAATTTCCTTTTTCAAAACTTTTGCGATCGTTGCTCATGCTCCCTGTTTTTGTCATCCCCGTTCTTTCTGGATTGACCTGGAGACTGATGTTGCAACCAGATTATGGAGTTCTAGCTGCTTTCTTCCAGAGTTTGTCAATTGGTCCTGAAGCGTGGTTAGCAGACAAAACTTTTGCATACATAGCGGTTATATTACAGGACATATGGAGAATGTGGCCTTTCATGTTCATGATGATATACGCGGGTTTGTCTTCACTTCCAGCAGAGTACATAGAAGCGGCACTCATAGATGGGGCGAACTTTTTCCAAAGAGTTTTTTACATTATCATCCCATTCTTGAAACCAGTTCTTGCCATAGCTTTCCTCTTGAGACTAATAGATGCTTTGAGGATCTTTTCCGAAATTTATGTAATGACCTATGGGGGGCCTTCAAACGCAACAATGCTTCTTTCTCTGTACATACACAAGCAAGCCTTCGAGTTTGGGAATATATCCTACGCATCTGCAATAGGTACGTTCTTGATGATCATATCTCTTGCTATCTCCTATTTCATTGTTAAAAAAGGATTGCGTGGTGAAACAGCAT is a genomic window containing:
- the wecB gene encoding non-hydrolyzing UDP-N-acetylglucosamine 2-epimerase, which gives rise to MIRVLSIFGTRPEAIKMAPLVKKLEKESNVESVVCVTAQHREMLDQVLEVFNIEPDYDLNIMKERQTLSDITVNALSGLYNLIEEVKPDVVLVQGDTTTTFVGALAAFYHRIPVGHVEAGLRTNDRYSPFPEEINRRLTGVLATLHFAPTKRNRENLLKENVMGKIYVTGNTVIDALRYTVRDNYVFENPVLRNEDFSSARYILLTSHRRENIGEPLKNICRAVKRIVERFDDVKVIYPVHMNPAVREIVFPILGDTERVLLIDPVNVIDMHNLMARCYLIMTDSGGIQEEAPALGKPVIVLRRETERPEAIEAGVAVLGGVEEERIFEIAERLLTDEGLYQKMARGAVNPFGDGKASDRIVKAILHEFGLSDPPEEFG
- a CDS encoding mannose-1-phosphate guanylyltransferase; translation: MKALILAGGSGERFWPFSTPETPKQFLKLFGDKSLIRWTFERVLKRLDPKDVIVVTHRDYVERTKEELPELPPENIIAEPLKKNTAPACFVGTKLAEDDEPVLVLPADHRISDVEKFWETMEKALDAVEKYGGLFTFGIVPTRPETGYGYIEVGKELEDGVHEVAQFREKPDLETAKRFLESGRFLWNSGMFLWKAKEFIEEVKVCEPAIYEHLKDVDPRDFEAMKKAYEKVPSISVDYAVMERSKKVRVVKADFEWSDVGNWSSVREIEGYTEESENVVLVDSERVFVKPHDKPIAIVGLSDVIVIDTPNGILICKEEHAQKVREVVRKLFRTS
- a CDS encoding MFS transporter is translated as MRYRLVSIEFLVYGSMAVYSLLSQFLASEGLAKSQIGLLMAIMPISSLYANHLNFEIASAIGRVNWLKRVILSAGFLLWGLFLFEEFYVKLLFMAIFAFFFSATAPLAESVIVDITHQSRMNYGRIRLFGTFGFSFTALLMSALIRIGYVVIFVVFASLMILTFFVLKKVDEVELGDEEKSRSKKPLPIFFWLLLPVVIFGIAANNFNFVFLPVLIEERGYDVSLASLALSLMAITETPFLLWADEIVGKLGVGFLLSSGVFVVGLRNLLVTMANSPSSLLMVQLLQGWTYIVIYYSMMSLIRTFGPARIRAQKYFWIAMGIGPFVGSSTGGILAESLGMIGAYRIFGLVPMVVSLLVFLFLRRYERVS
- a CDS encoding glutaredoxin family protein is translated as MQHLKIKIYTTPTCPYCRKAKEYFRSLGLKFKEVDVTKNPREAELMVKKTGQMGVPVIEIGNKIVIGFDKAKIDRLLGIS
- a CDS encoding TetR/AcrR family transcriptional regulator; this encodes MLSKKEAILKAAIEVFGKRGYERATTDEIAERAGVAKGLIFHHFKSKENLYHQAYRYVVEKLQGEFENFLRENKNRDIFDFMEKWMEKKLEYSANHPEETDFLVTLVGVNENLRRKILSDLEKAQGKFFGFVREKLEDLKLAEGVTEEVALKFLMWFFKGFEEIYLRTYQGRPDQLKKDTRNLVEEVKVMLKIVKRGMLKE
- a CDS encoding ABC transporter permease subunit, yielding MNVLRWDLKRYIKSTLAWTIVLILLQFMYAAFYPSMAKETELITRWIRVMPKAFVKLFGLEDMDFSNIMNYLAMVSSIYVTLVGGVFASLTGVRSISREENEKTMEFLLSKPITRYEVVLSKFASSLIHILIFDVLLFTSLFFFANAYSSSPVEIGRFTVFALSQTILHITLMNISFLVGALRSDNALSLGLGTTFVLYVLNMISKLTDSAEFLKYFTPFSYADPSKIIRYGFPEYSGLFFALVNVSLLIITVAFFSRKDILV
- a CDS encoding ABC transporter ATP-binding protein — protein: MRFHRPNGAGKTTTIRLLLGLIFPTSGRASIFGRDVVKEGKEIRKGVGYIPGEVSFYPEVTVEEFLRYSSSFYESVDESYVKKLCNIFSLDTGKRIRELSMGNRKKVAIVQALMHRPKLLILDEPTNGLDPIVQSTFFEILKEEKERGTTIFFSSHILSEVERLCDRVAMIKNGRIVKIESVENLKKEKYKVVRIREGNFEMLEKLPEVVHLKIENSVAEFLFSGTTEKLIEILQRLKPSDFWVEEPSLEEIFMSYYREGEK
- a CDS encoding ABC transporter, coding for MPVIEAENLTKYYGKSRGVEGVTFSVEEGEIFGFIGQTVPGRPPQ
- a CDS encoding MFS transporter; translation: MKKVGFKNILLYGLGDIFGGGSFVVIGTLFLLFLTDIVGLNPTLAGLVLIVGKIWDALSDPLMGYISDNTKSRFGRRRIYFLIGIIPIFISFSILWYPFISESQIRTFLYYLFAYIFFSTVYTMVMVPYSALVADMSRDYRIRTRLSGARMIFSQLSALISGTIPKLIVDSASTPAEGYFRMGIIFGIIYASPWLFVFLGTKEETRTGTIQKVSGNLFSVFKNRVFRTHIAMYISAYTAMDIMMALLIYYLTYYLNKEHMFSLAMGSVLITQIIFLPLYVRISNVFGQAVAYRTGLSLWGAGMILLSFLSSNSPTSLILIDCVIIGAGLSAGVMIPWAMLPTVADVDELITSENRAGLYSGMMTLIRKLVQAFTLFMIGVALDLIGYTPNVSQTPQTLLGMKILVSYVPIALILIGIIFSFKYKITPEIHRVLVQELKRLKETGDKSSVNDEVKKMCEEVTDIPYENLWKKPSKRN
- a CDS encoding extracellular solute-binding protein; translated protein: MRQLKFFLVILLVLGVVGVSTTLRVLLWDDAMTRALKAGLDEFEKKTGIKVELELIPSGSMLQKTLLSVTLENSDYDLVAVDEPNIPMVAPLLLPLSEWPSTKFYAQPDMNDIMPLALEAGKWRGQFMGLPVNANIYVWLTRKDIIEKYKDEFKAEYGYEMKVPETLQELLDMSKFLAKKGIYGWAPFTKPTEGSTCEAIWMFRSFGTKVLEVTEDGYKIVLDKEKAVQAIEFYKELLKYAPKGALDYGHSERMAAFSQGQVFSMFNWPALIPDLENPDKSLVAGKIIYSAPPAGPAGRAAVRGAWIVGIPKAAKNKEAAAEFAYWWMDLETQRKLIPEGMTPARASLLLDPELQKERPWFAGIYESLKYAVERPRFEHYPEVSQVIRIYWLKAISGELPAELAVDRMVIGIENLLKKYGY
- a CDS encoding carbohydrate ABC transporter permease encodes the protein MVLKTSLRNTVIKPKRKGLRPFLMFITPTLLVIAFILIYPVFYVLLLSFTNRQLLFLGNVKFVGFQNYLTMFRDADFWHSLWLQLGFIVVALPVELIIGFFVALLFNREFPFSKLLRSLLMLPVFVIPVLSGLTWRLMLQPDYGVLAAFFQSLSIGPEAWLADKTFAYIAVILQDIWRMWPFMFMMIYAGLSSLPAEYIEAALIDGANFFQRVFYIIIPFLKPVLAIAFLLRLIDALRIFSEIYVMTYGGPSNATMLLSLYIHKQAFEFGNISYASAIGTFLMIISLAISYFIVKKGLRGETA